Proteins encoded together in one Chitinophaga varians window:
- a CDS encoding RNA polymerase sigma-70 factor codes for MTRYEPPSDADLIMSLREGNSGAFTEIYNRYWKQLLAIAYLHSRDKTMAEEIVQEVFISLWNRRNELYIDNVNAYLATAVKLSVFKQLVRQKRRDEIKEQVAVTDTSSFDEEQIYTRFLQQQINGVVEVLPEKCRLVFKLSREEGLTIPEVALRMGIAEKTAEAHLTKALKVLKLRLNRPYIWVLLLIKALM; via the coding sequence ATGACCCGGTACGAGCCACCATCTGACGCTGACCTGATAATGTCCCTGCGAGAGGGCAATAGTGGCGCGTTCACTGAAATCTATAACCGTTACTGGAAACAACTGCTGGCCATCGCTTATCTCCATAGCAGGGATAAAACCATGGCAGAGGAAATTGTGCAGGAAGTGTTTATCAGCCTGTGGAACAGACGTAACGAGCTGTACATCGACAACGTAAATGCCTACCTGGCCACAGCCGTGAAATTATCCGTTTTCAAACAACTGGTACGGCAAAAACGCAGAGACGAGATCAAAGAACAGGTAGCCGTTACAGATACTTCGTCCTTCGATGAAGAACAGATCTACACCCGTTTCCTGCAACAACAGATCAATGGCGTAGTGGAAGTGTTACCGGAAAAATGCCGCCTCGTATTTAAACTCAGCAGAGAAGAAGGGCTTACTATCCCTGAAGTGGCCCTCCGGATGGGCATTGCAGAGAAAACAGCAGAAGCGCATCTCACCAAAGCCCTGAAAGTGCTAAAACTCAGGCTGAACCGCCCCTATATCTGGGTACTCCTCCTTATCAAAGCCCTGATGTAA
- a CDS encoding SusC/RagA family TonB-linked outer membrane protein, with product MKLTVVLMITALLEVSATSYAQKVTLSAKQISLRDVFRQIRKQTAYNVLWNVDILQDAKPVEIQATNASVEDVLKQCFAHQPYTYAIHQNTIVITRTTTTTTTVISITIKGRVTDVNNHPLPGVAVRLKGSQAGTTTLADGTYTLTVPDAGGILLFNYMGYTPKEVAVNGQTVINVQLEQTSSQLNEVVVAYGKQSTREIVGSVAKLSAVDIKDQPTGTFAERLQGKLPGVQVAQTTGRPGQGMDLRIRGAASLTSSVRPLIVVDGQPMTGNPDAINNINPDEIESFTVLKDASSTALYGSRAANGVVIITTKRGKAGATQINFNSYYGTASLMRELIPPVMNATQLATYMKGFYEDKIKYEGYTGGIPAVYQNPEQYGKGTDWFSVLTRNAPVQNYSLSVSAGNEKAAVSVVGGYFDQQGILLNTGYKRFALRVNGDFNPSKRIKIGVGVAPSLQLEHNNRQGAGFNVDGQRAIFASASMMPTMGSPYNPDGSLALGISGFTNQFVWANPLRQLLEIKDDANRLRLLANIFTEVKLTDHLTFRTSGSTDISSMTRNRFIPSTSIGGFNALPIENAPPGNNSALGETSVNNDYSWLNENTLNYRQQFGKDHSLDLLGGFTIQRSTGFASDVVGRDYPDNSIPYLSAATRFTTNTSSAAAWTMASLLGRLNYSYKDRYMLQATIRRDGSSRFGDQNKWGTFPSVGASWIVSDESFLKNMPVLSLLKVRATYGLTGMNEIGNYTTVAGIGNANYVFPGGLAPGKVQNSLGNQSLSWERNRQFDAGIDIGLFDGRVNLTYDYYNKLTAGLLFILPVPQSSGFSTVQDNLGDISQWGHEIIVSTKNMVGKFKWNTDFNISFNRNVVKRIGLNNISFADNPTTTLSEFTDYRTLVGKPVGQFYGYIFDGIFKNQAEADAGPKYYGTGTTTLSQAGTVRFKDLNGDGKITFPEDQTVIGDPNPKFIFGLTNTFQYQHFDMSIAISGTYGNKLKNGMQESTYNLDGVFNGPPELLDRWRSEDNPGNGRVARTLANTTAAYRTDNTLFIHDASHLTINNIALGYTLTKFRTPAIKSLRIYASAQNVYIFTSYPGNPEVSAGGLAYVTQQGQDLGAYPLQRTFTFGLNLGL from the coding sequence ATGAAACTGACCGTCGTTTTAATGATCACAGCGTTATTGGAAGTCAGTGCCACCAGCTATGCACAAAAGGTGACATTATCTGCCAAACAAATCTCCCTCCGCGATGTATTCCGTCAGATTCGCAAACAAACTGCCTACAACGTATTATGGAACGTTGATATCCTGCAAGACGCCAAACCGGTAGAGATACAAGCTACCAATGCCAGCGTGGAAGATGTGCTGAAACAGTGTTTCGCCCATCAGCCCTATACCTATGCTATTCATCAGAATACGATCGTCATCACCCGAACAACAACAACAACAACAACGGTTATCTCCATTACCATCAAAGGCCGCGTAACGGACGTGAACAACCACCCCCTGCCCGGGGTGGCCGTCAGGCTTAAAGGCTCACAAGCCGGCACCACCACCCTGGCTGATGGCACTTATACACTCACTGTGCCTGATGCAGGCGGGATATTGTTATTCAACTACATGGGCTATACACCCAAGGAAGTGGCTGTTAATGGGCAGACTGTTATCAATGTGCAGCTGGAACAAACCTCGTCGCAGCTGAATGAAGTAGTGGTGGCCTATGGTAAACAAAGCACCCGCGAAATAGTAGGCTCCGTGGCCAAACTGTCGGCCGTTGATATCAAAGACCAGCCCACCGGCACTTTCGCGGAAAGATTACAGGGCAAACTGCCTGGCGTACAGGTAGCGCAAACCACCGGCAGGCCAGGACAGGGAATGGACCTCCGCATCCGCGGCGCCGCCTCCCTCACGTCCAGCGTGCGGCCACTGATAGTAGTGGACGGGCAGCCTATGACGGGCAATCCCGATGCTATCAATAACATCAACCCGGACGAGATAGAATCTTTCACCGTATTGAAAGATGCCTCCTCTACGGCGTTGTACGGCTCCCGCGCGGCCAACGGCGTAGTGATAATCACCACCAAAAGAGGCAAAGCCGGCGCTACACAAATCAATTTCAACTCCTATTACGGCACCGCCTCGCTGATGCGGGAACTGATACCACCTGTCATGAACGCCACTCAGCTGGCCACCTACATGAAAGGTTTTTATGAAGACAAAATCAAGTACGAAGGTTATACCGGCGGCATCCCCGCAGTATATCAAAACCCGGAACAATACGGCAAAGGCACCGACTGGTTCAGCGTACTCACCAGAAACGCACCGGTGCAAAATTACAGCCTGTCCGTCAGCGCCGGCAATGAGAAAGCCGCTGTCAGCGTGGTGGGTGGCTATTTTGATCAACAGGGCATTTTGCTCAACACCGGCTACAAACGTTTCGCCCTGCGCGTGAACGGCGATTTCAACCCGTCCAAAAGAATAAAAATCGGCGTGGGCGTAGCACCGTCCCTGCAACTGGAACACAACAACCGCCAGGGCGCTGGCTTTAACGTGGACGGACAACGGGCCATTTTTGCGTCCGCCTCCATGATGCCGACCATGGGCTCTCCTTACAATCCTGACGGTTCACTGGCACTGGGCATCTCAGGCTTCACCAACCAGTTTGTATGGGCCAACCCGCTGCGTCAGTTGCTCGAAATAAAAGACGATGCCAACCGCCTGCGTTTACTCGCCAACATATTCACCGAAGTAAAACTGACAGACCACCTCACCTTCCGCACATCCGGCAGCACCGATATCTCCAGCATGACCCGCAACAGGTTTATCCCTTCTACTTCTATCGGCGGCTTCAATGCCCTGCCTATTGAGAACGCGCCGCCGGGCAACAACTCCGCCCTGGGCGAAACCAGCGTTAACAACGATTACTCCTGGCTCAACGAAAATACACTGAACTACCGCCAACAGTTTGGTAAAGACCATTCACTGGACTTATTAGGCGGTTTTACCATACAGCGGTCCACCGGGTTTGCCAGTGATGTGGTAGGCCGCGACTACCCGGACAACAGCATTCCCTACCTCAGCGCCGCTACCCGCTTCACTACCAACACCTCCAGCGCCGCCGCCTGGACAATGGCATCCCTCCTTGGCCGTTTGAACTATAGCTATAAAGACCGCTACATGTTACAGGCCACCATCAGAAGAGATGGCTCCTCCCGTTTCGGTGACCAGAACAAATGGGGCACCTTCCCGTCTGTAGGTGCAAGCTGGATCGTAAGCGATGAATCTTTCCTTAAAAACATGCCTGTGCTGAGCCTCCTGAAAGTAAGGGCCACCTACGGTTTGACAGGCATGAACGAGATCGGCAACTATACTACAGTGGCCGGCATAGGAAACGCCAACTATGTTTTTCCTGGTGGCCTCGCTCCGGGCAAAGTGCAAAACAGCCTGGGCAACCAAAGCCTTTCCTGGGAACGTAACCGGCAGTTTGACGCCGGCATTGACATCGGGTTGTTTGACGGAAGGGTCAATCTGACTTATGACTACTACAATAAACTGACGGCAGGACTGTTGTTTATATTGCCCGTTCCTCAGTCATCCGGGTTTTCTACCGTGCAGGACAACCTCGGCGATATCAGCCAGTGGGGACATGAAATTATCGTCAGCACCAAAAACATGGTGGGCAAATTTAAATGGAACACCGACTTTAACATCTCTTTCAACAGAAATGTGGTTAAACGGATCGGTCTCAACAACATTTCTTTCGCGGACAATCCTACTACCACCTTGTCAGAGTTCACCGACTACCGCACACTGGTAGGCAAACCTGTAGGACAGTTCTACGGTTACATCTTTGACGGCATCTTCAAAAACCAGGCAGAAGCCGATGCCGGGCCTAAATATTACGGAACTGGCACCACTACCCTCTCCCAGGCCGGCACCGTACGGTTCAAAGACCTGAACGGCGATGGTAAAATCACTTTCCCTGAAGACCAGACCGTCATTGGCGATCCTAATCCGAAGTTCATTTTTGGTTTAACAAACACCTTCCAGTACCAACATTTCGATATGAGCATTGCCATCTCAGGCACTTATGGCAACAAGCTGAAAAATGGTATGCAGGAAAGCACCTACAACCTGGACGGTGTGTTCAATGGCCCGCCCGAACTGCTCGATCGCTGGCGCTCGGAAGACAATCCCGGAAATGGCCGCGTAGCAAGGACCTTAGCCAACACCACCGCCGCCTACCGTACAGACAATACACTGTTTATTCACGATGCTTCACATCTCACCATCAATAATATCGCGCTGGGATATACGCTGACGAAATTCAGAACACCTGCTATCAAAAGTTTAAGGATATACGCTTCCGCTCAAAACGTGTACATCTTCACCAGCTATCCCGGCAACCCGGAAGTAAGCGCCGGCGGACTGGCATATGTAACACAGCAGGGGCAAGACCTGGGGGCTTATCCACTGCAACGGACCTTCACGTTTGGTTTGAACCTTGGCCTTTAA
- the ppsA gene encoding phosphoenolpyruvate synthase has product MCAYILDFQEIDKTMVAQAGGKGANLGELCRIEGIQVPPGFCVTTAAYQAAISHQATLQALLNQLALLQADDRKNISDISARVRATIESIAIPEDIAAAVADHLHLLGEDKAYAVRSSATAEDLPTASFAGQQDTYLNITGKTAILQHISRCWASLYTDRAVTYRLQQGIDQSKVSLAVVVQQMIFPKVSGILFTADPVTSNRKVLSVDASFGLGEALVSGLVNADNYKVREDRIIDRKISNKQLAVLPAENGGTHTQPLTPEQQQQASLTDQQVLTLGRLGRKIEAHFGSPQDIEWCLANDTWYIVQSRPITTLYPVPQAPDNENHVYASVGHNQMMTDAMKPLGLSFFLMATSGRMYPAGGRLFIDISNFLATPSGREAIMNTLGKSDPLTRDALTIVMGREGFIKPLPDNKTERPLPTSEGQPPLENDPAITAELIANSRSSIELLKQNIQTKSGLELFDFIPEDVQQSRKITFESKSLRVVIAAVEALFWINEHIEEWLGEKGVAGTLSQSVPNNITSEMGLALLDVADVIRPYPEVVAYLQQTTADNFLDLLPQLKGGQEAHDAITAYLQKYGMRCVGEIDITKTRWIEKPLNLVPLILSNIRNFEPGAGIRKFEQGKQEALQKEQELLQRLKSLPDGEQKAAETQQKISLMRNFLGYREYPKYTLVNRYFIYKQALLKEAEQLVQANVIREKEDVYYLTFQEFREVVRSRQVDDELIRQRKEEYKLFEKLTPPRMITSDGEIINGSYKRENLPPGAIVGTPVSAGIIEGRARVILNMADANLEEGDILVTAYTDPSWTPLFVSIKGLVTEVGGVMTHGAVIAREYGLPAVVAVENATRLIKDGQRIRVNGTDGYVEIL; this is encoded by the coding sequence ATGTGCGCCTACATACTCGACTTTCAGGAAATAGATAAAACGATGGTGGCCCAGGCCGGTGGCAAAGGCGCCAACCTTGGGGAACTATGCCGCATAGAAGGGATACAGGTGCCTCCTGGCTTTTGTGTCACCACAGCCGCCTACCAGGCAGCGATCAGCCACCAGGCAACGTTGCAGGCATTACTAAACCAGCTGGCCCTGCTGCAGGCAGATGACAGGAAGAACATCAGTGACATCAGCGCCCGCGTCCGCGCTACCATCGAAAGCATCGCCATCCCGGAGGATATTGCCGCAGCAGTGGCGGACCATCTTCATTTACTGGGCGAGGACAAAGCCTATGCCGTACGCTCCAGCGCCACGGCGGAAGACTTGCCTACGGCCTCTTTCGCCGGCCAGCAGGACACCTATCTGAACATCACCGGCAAAACCGCCATCCTGCAACATATCAGCCGGTGCTGGGCATCGTTGTACACAGACAGGGCTGTCACCTACCGCTTACAACAGGGAATTGACCAAAGCAAAGTAAGCTTGGCGGTCGTGGTACAACAAATGATTTTCCCGAAAGTATCGGGCATCCTGTTCACCGCAGACCCGGTAACGTCCAACAGGAAAGTGCTCTCCGTCGACGCCAGCTTCGGACTGGGCGAAGCCCTGGTCTCCGGCCTCGTCAACGCAGACAACTACAAAGTCCGCGAAGACCGGATCATCGACCGGAAAATATCGAACAAACAACTGGCTGTCCTTCCCGCTGAAAACGGCGGTACACATACACAGCCACTCACGCCGGAACAGCAGCAGCAGGCATCGCTGACAGACCAGCAAGTGCTGACACTCGGTCGCCTTGGAAGAAAAATTGAAGCGCATTTCGGCAGTCCGCAAGACATCGAATGGTGTCTTGCCAACGACACATGGTATATCGTACAGAGCAGGCCTATCACCACTTTATACCCGGTACCCCAGGCGCCGGACAACGAAAATCACGTATATGCGTCAGTTGGCCATAACCAGATGATGACCGACGCCATGAAACCACTGGGCTTATCCTTTTTCCTGATGGCCACATCAGGGCGTATGTACCCCGCCGGCGGAAGACTGTTCATCGATATTTCCAACTTCCTCGCAACACCATCGGGAAGGGAAGCCATTATGAACACACTGGGCAAATCCGATCCACTGACCAGAGATGCCCTTACCATCGTCATGGGGCGGGAAGGTTTCATCAAACCATTGCCGGACAATAAAACGGAACGTCCTCTCCCTACCAGCGAAGGACAGCCGCCACTGGAAAACGACCCGGCCATTACTGCTGAACTCATCGCCAACAGCCGATCTTCGATCGAACTATTAAAACAAAACATTCAAACCAAATCAGGACTGGAGTTATTTGATTTTATCCCGGAAGATGTACAGCAATCCAGAAAAATCACTTTTGAGTCCAAAAGCCTGCGGGTGGTCATAGCCGCCGTGGAGGCCCTATTCTGGATCAATGAACATATAGAAGAATGGCTGGGCGAGAAAGGCGTTGCAGGCACACTCTCCCAATCCGTTCCCAACAACATCACATCTGAAATGGGACTGGCCCTGCTGGACGTAGCAGACGTGATCCGTCCCTACCCGGAAGTGGTGGCCTATCTGCAACAAACAACCGCCGACAATTTCCTGGACCTGTTACCGCAGTTGAAAGGCGGGCAGGAAGCCCACGACGCTATCACAGCATATCTTCAGAAATATGGCATGCGCTGCGTGGGAGAAATCGACATCACTAAAACCCGCTGGATTGAAAAGCCGCTCAATCTCGTCCCTCTTATTCTCAGTAACATCCGCAACTTTGAGCCAGGCGCCGGTATCCGGAAGTTTGAACAGGGCAAACAGGAAGCCTTACAAAAAGAACAGGAACTATTGCAACGGTTAAAGTCCCTGCCCGACGGAGAACAAAAAGCCGCTGAAACGCAACAAAAGATCAGCCTGATGCGCAACTTCCTCGGCTACCGCGAGTACCCCAAATACACGCTGGTGAACCGCTACTTTATCTATAAACAGGCTTTGCTGAAAGAAGCGGAACAACTGGTACAGGCCAACGTTATCCGCGAAAAAGAAGATGTCTATTATCTTACTTTCCAGGAATTCCGCGAAGTGGTACGCAGCCGGCAGGTAGATGACGAACTTATCCGTCAACGAAAAGAAGAGTATAAACTATTTGAAAAACTGACACCGCCACGGATGATCACTTCTGACGGCGAAATCATTAACGGCAGTTACAAACGGGAAAACCTGCCGCCAGGCGCCATCGTTGGAACACCGGTTTCCGCCGGTATCATAGAAGGACGCGCCCGCGTTATCCTCAATATGGCCGATGCCAACCTGGAAGAAGGCGACATCCTCGTCACTGCCTACACCGATCCCAGCTGGACACCATTGTTCGTGTCCATCAAAGGGCTGGTCACGGAAGTCGGCGGGGTGATGACCCATGGCGCAGTGATTGCCCGGGAATATGGCCTCCCGGCCGTAGTGGCCGTGGAAAACGCCACGCGGCTGATCAAAGACGGCCAACGGATACGCGTAAACGGAACGGATGGATATGTGGAGATATTATAA
- a CDS encoding RNA polymerase sigma-70 factor, with product MKERRPPSDADIMMSLRRDNGHAFAEIYNRYWKTLLAIAYHHCRDKTLAEEIVQEVFIGLWNRRHKKDIDNIEAYLATAVKLSVFKQYLRQKRRTAIIEQTTATIVSTQEEEKIYTRLLQQQINNIVETLPSQCRLVFRLSRTEGLTIPEIANQLGIAGKTAEAHLTKALKVLKLKLNRPCLWLLLLAQFFIQ from the coding sequence ATGAAAGAACGCCGGCCACCATCAGACGCCGATATCATGATGTCCCTGCGCAGGGACAACGGGCACGCTTTTGCCGAAATTTATAACCGTTACTGGAAAACATTGCTGGCCATCGCCTATCATCATTGCAGGGACAAAACACTTGCGGAAGAAATTGTACAGGAAGTATTCATCGGCCTTTGGAACAGACGCCATAAAAAAGATATTGATAATATTGAAGCTTACCTGGCCACCGCCGTGAAGTTATCTGTCTTTAAACAGTACCTGCGGCAGAAACGAAGAACAGCCATCATAGAACAGACCACCGCCACGATAGTGTCCACACAGGAAGAAGAAAAAATCTATACCAGGCTGCTACAGCAACAAATTAACAACATCGTGGAAACATTGCCTTCGCAATGCCGGCTGGTATTCCGCCTGAGCAGAACGGAAGGCCTGACGATACCCGAGATAGCGAACCAGCTGGGCATCGCGGGAAAAACCGCGGAAGCCCATCTCACCAAGGCTTTAAAGGTACTGAAGCTGAAACTGAACCGGCCCTGTCTGTGGTTGCTCCTGCTGGCGCAATTCTTTATACAATAA
- a CDS encoding class I lanthipeptide yields the protein MKTKKPSLTKKLMINKSTIVALTDQKDQLKGRISYHTFINCDDEARRNGQFC from the coding sequence ATGAAAACGAAAAAACCCTCATTGACCAAAAAACTGATGATCAACAAATCCACTATCGTTGCGCTGACAGACCAGAAAGACCAGTTAAAGGGACGCATTTCCTACCATACCTTCATCAATTGTGATGATGAAGCCCGCAGGAATGGCCAGTTCTGTTAA
- a CDS encoding FecR family protein — MKDNIHQLIEKYLDGSITPAEEAALMAWYQEHNQTDIEWVSDNADEEEQVRLRMLTRLGRQINIPAAPPVRRKRMAYYLSAAAAVLLLLGFAGYYYFAQVHAPAHPANTTLASKDIGPGGNKAVLTLANGDKVVLEEVQNGVISRQGNASVNKTDSGRLSYQVTDNGASAVVYNTLTTPYGGQYQITLQDGTKVWLNAGSSLRFPASFAGNERNVTLTGEAYFEVAKDKARPFLVTTTTGSETPMTVKVLGTHFNINAYPDEQQNTVTLLEGAVKVDYGPSNALLAPGKEAILNKTTGRLHTADGDTESAIAWKNGYFIFDNEKVESIMRQISRWYDVEITYQGDVSRKAIGGSLSRSKNVSEVLNMLELTGTVHFKTNGRRIIVMP, encoded by the coding sequence TTGAAGGACAACATACATCAACTCATTGAAAAATACCTCGACGGCAGTATTACGCCGGCAGAAGAGGCTGCGCTCATGGCCTGGTACCAGGAACATAATCAAACGGATATCGAATGGGTGTCTGACAATGCAGATGAGGAAGAACAGGTGCGCCTGCGTATGCTGACGCGCCTGGGCCGGCAAATCAATATACCGGCAGCGCCGCCGGTCCGCCGTAAGCGAATGGCATACTACCTTTCGGCCGCCGCAGCAGTGCTGCTGTTACTGGGTTTCGCCGGATATTATTACTTCGCGCAGGTACATGCCCCTGCACATCCGGCCAATACAACACTGGCCTCTAAAGATATCGGTCCCGGCGGTAACAAGGCCGTGCTCACACTTGCCAACGGCGACAAGGTGGTACTGGAGGAGGTACAGAATGGCGTCATATCGCGGCAGGGCAATGCCTCCGTCAATAAAACAGATAGTGGCCGGCTCTCCTACCAGGTAACAGACAACGGCGCCTCCGCTGTGGTTTACAATACCCTTACCACGCCCTATGGCGGCCAGTACCAGATAACCCTGCAGGACGGCACTAAAGTATGGCTCAATGCCGGTTCCTCGCTGCGTTTTCCGGCTTCTTTCGCCGGCAACGAAAGGAACGTTACGCTCACTGGTGAAGCTTATTTTGAAGTGGCCAAAGATAAAGCCAGGCCTTTCCTGGTGACAACCACCACCGGCTCCGAAACGCCTATGACGGTGAAAGTACTGGGCACACACTTCAATATCAACGCTTATCCCGATGAACAACAAAATACCGTCACCCTGCTGGAAGGCGCCGTAAAAGTGGACTATGGCCCGTCCAACGCGCTGCTGGCGCCTGGCAAAGAAGCCATCTTAAACAAAACCACCGGCAGGCTGCATACCGCCGATGGCGACACAGAATCAGCCATAGCCTGGAAAAACGGCTACTTCATATTTGACAACGAAAAAGTAGAAAGCATCATGCGACAGATCAGTCGCTGGTACGACGTGGAAATCACCTATCAGGGCGATGTTTCCCGCAAAGCTATCGGTGGTAGCCTGTCCCGTTCAAAAAATGTGTCCGAAGTATTAAATATGCTGGAATTAACCGGTACTGTTCACTTTAAAACCAATGGAAGGAGGATCATCGTTATGCCATAA